A single genomic interval of Microbacterium sp. zg-Y1090 harbors:
- the thrC gene encoding threonine synthase, with protein sequence MAHLWRGVLREYADRLGVTDASTVVTLGEGGTPLIPAPALSRMTGADVWVKYEGMNPTGSFKDRGMTVALSRAVEHGAKAVICASTGNTSASAAAYAAHAGITAAVLVPEGKIAMGKLSQAVAHNGRLIQVRGNFDDCLEIARELAEHYPVHLVNSVNPDRIEGQKTAAYEVVSQLGDAPDFHFIPVGNAGNYTAYSRGYREEAARGAATRVPRMFGFQAEGSAPLVRGEVVRHPETIASAIRIGNPASWELALEARDATDGWFGAIDDERILAAQKLLAGSVGVFVEPASAISVAGLLDRAEAGIVPAGARVVLTVTGHGLKDPQWALRAADGSQVEPTVVDAATSEVASVLGLVAEATA encoded by the coding sequence ATGGCACATCTCTGGCGCGGGGTGCTCCGCGAATACGCCGACCGGCTCGGGGTCACCGACGCCTCGACGGTGGTCACGCTCGGCGAGGGCGGCACGCCGCTGATCCCGGCGCCGGCCCTGTCGCGGATGACCGGTGCCGACGTGTGGGTGAAGTACGAGGGCATGAACCCGACCGGCTCGTTCAAGGACCGCGGCATGACGGTCGCGCTGTCGCGCGCCGTCGAGCACGGTGCGAAGGCGGTCATCTGCGCGTCGACCGGCAACACGTCGGCCTCGGCGGCCGCCTACGCCGCGCACGCCGGCATCACCGCCGCGGTGCTCGTGCCCGAGGGCAAGATCGCGATGGGCAAGCTCAGTCAGGCCGTCGCCCACAACGGGCGGCTGATCCAGGTGCGCGGCAACTTCGACGACTGCCTCGAGATCGCCCGCGAGCTCGCCGAGCACTACCCGGTGCACCTGGTCAACTCCGTCAACCCCGACCGCATCGAGGGTCAGAAGACGGCCGCGTACGAGGTCGTCTCGCAGCTGGGCGATGCGCCCGACTTCCACTTCATCCCCGTGGGCAACGCCGGCAACTACACCGCCTACTCCCGCGGCTACCGCGAGGAAGCCGCGCGCGGCGCCGCCACCCGGGTTCCCCGCATGTTCGGCTTCCAGGCCGAGGGCTCCGCGCCGCTCGTGCGCGGTGAAGTGGTGCGCCACCCTGAGACGATCGCCAGTGCGATCCGCATCGGCAACCCCGCCTCGTGGGAACTCGCCCTCGAAGCGCGGGACGCCACCGACGGCTGGTTCGGCGCGATCGACGACGAGCGCATCCTCGCCGCCCAGAAGCTCCTCGCCGGCTCCGTCGGCGTCTTCGTCGAACCGGCATCCGCCATCAGCGTCGCCGGGCTGCTCGACCGTGCCGAGGCCGGCATCGTGCCCGCCGGCGCGCGCGTCGTGCTCACCGTCACGGGGCACGGGCTGAAGGACCCGCAGTGGGCGCTGCGCGCCGCCGACGGGTCGCAGGTCGAGCCGACGGTCGTGGATGCCGCGACGAGCGAGGTCGCCTCGGTGCTGGGGCTGGTGGCGGAGGCCACCGCGTGA
- the thrB gene encoding homoserine kinase has protein sequence MSAPSPEVAADRGDAEGRTVVVRVPATSANLGPGFDTLGLALSVYDELTVTALPDGELDIEATGEGADDIPRDASHLVVRSMAYAYEACGRRMPGVRLRARNVIPHGRGMGSSGAAVVAGLLAAKGLLSGDVELGPDALLRLATELEGHPDNVAPALFGGLTIAWMDPDGPQHKKLIVHRGVAPLVLVPAFTMSTSLARSLQPLQVPREDAVFNVSRSALLIAALTQSPELLLAATEDKLHQNYRAQAMPETDRLVRALRAEGFAAVVSGAGPSVLVLADGPGQRLVAAEVAAAVADTPWEPLMLAVDVKGGTVRDQTEGST, from the coding sequence GTGAGCGCACCCTCGCCGGAGGTCGCGGCGGACCGCGGTGACGCCGAGGGGCGCACCGTCGTCGTGCGCGTGCCGGCGACCAGCGCCAACCTGGGTCCGGGGTTCGACACCCTGGGCCTGGCGCTGAGCGTCTATGACGAGCTCACCGTGACGGCGCTGCCCGACGGCGAGCTGGACATCGAGGCCACCGGGGAGGGCGCCGACGACATCCCGCGCGACGCCTCCCACCTCGTGGTGCGCTCGATGGCCTACGCCTACGAGGCGTGCGGGCGGCGGATGCCGGGTGTGCGCCTGCGCGCCCGCAACGTGATCCCGCACGGCCGGGGCATGGGCTCCTCCGGCGCGGCGGTCGTCGCGGGGCTGCTCGCGGCGAAGGGGCTGCTCTCCGGCGACGTCGAACTCGGGCCCGATGCGCTGCTGCGGCTCGCGACCGAGCTGGAAGGGCACCCCGATAACGTGGCGCCCGCCCTCTTCGGCGGCCTCACGATCGCGTGGATGGACCCCGACGGGCCGCAGCACAAGAAGCTCATCGTCCACCGCGGCGTCGCTCCGCTGGTGCTCGTGCCCGCCTTCACGATGTCCACCTCGCTCGCACGCAGCCTGCAGCCGCTGCAGGTGCCCCGTGAAGACGCCGTCTTCAACGTCTCGCGCTCCGCGCTGCTCATCGCCGCACTGACGCAGAGCCCGGAGCTGCTGCTGGCGGCCACCGAGGACAAGCTCCACCAGAACTACCGGGCGCAGGCCATGCCCGAGACCGATCGTCTGGTGCGTGCACTGCGGGCGGAGGGATTCGCCGCGGTCGTGTCCGGGGCCGGCCCCAGCGTGCTGGTGCTCGCCGACGGCCCAGGGCAGCGTCTCGTGGCCGCCGAGGTCGCGGCTGCCGTGGCGGACACCCCGTGGGAGCCCCTCATGCTCGCCGTCGATGTCAAGGGTGGTACAGTGAGGGACCAAACGGAGGGTTCCACGTAA
- a CDS encoding LmeA family phospholipid-binding protein, with translation MTGDTHPTQPLPDPSAQWVLSSGEPPRRPRRTLRWVVAGLVVVVLALVAWFAGEAIARGIVVNTIRQQIVTNLSLPEDHPIDVDVPGAVLPQLIGGSLDELRISSADVSFGPFTGDIAVEARDIPVSGERTIRDGRATVTLDQPQLQELLSSVDGFPAQSVGLAEPDITATIELSLFGAQIPVGLSLTPGAKDGELVLTPSSVQVAGSDIGADELRRQFGIVSNAVLRDWPVCIAAYLPQGLTLSEVAVTGDVLRARFDVADDILVDRTLLADGACS, from the coding sequence ATGACCGGCGACACGCACCCCACCCAGCCGCTTCCCGACCCGTCGGCGCAGTGGGTGCTGTCGTCGGGGGAGCCGCCGCGTCGTCCCCGCCGGACACTGCGGTGGGTCGTCGCGGGCCTCGTCGTGGTGGTGCTCGCCCTCGTGGCCTGGTTCGCCGGTGAGGCGATCGCGCGCGGCATCGTGGTGAACACGATCCGCCAGCAGATCGTCACCAACCTGTCGCTCCCCGAGGATCACCCGATCGACGTCGACGTGCCCGGCGCGGTGCTGCCGCAGCTGATCGGCGGCAGCCTCGACGAGCTGCGGATCTCCTCCGCGGACGTCTCTTTCGGGCCCTTCACCGGTGACATCGCCGTCGAGGCCCGCGACATCCCCGTCAGCGGGGAGCGCACGATCCGTGATGGCCGCGCCACCGTGACACTGGACCAGCCGCAGCTGCAGGAGCTGCTGTCGTCCGTGGATGGGTTCCCCGCGCAGTCGGTGGGCCTCGCCGAGCCCGACATCACCGCGACGATCGAGCTGTCGCTGTTCGGCGCGCAGATCCCGGTGGGGCTGTCGCTGACCCCCGGTGCGAAGGACGGCGAGCTTGTGCTGACGCCCTCGAGCGTGCAGGTCGCCGGGTCGGACATCGGCGCCGACGAGCTGCGACGTCAGTTCGGCATCGTCTCCAATGCGGTGCTGCGCGATTGGCCGGTCTGCATCGCGGCGTACCTGCCGCAGGGGCTCACCCTGAGCGAGGTCGCCGTGACCGGCGACGTGCTGCGGGCGCGCTTCGACGTCGCCGACGACATCCTGGTGGACCGCACGCTGCTGGCCGACGGCGCCTGCTCCTGA
- the lysA gene encoding diaminopimelate decarboxylase: protein MSASPARVSVPEWLVEPEDADALVSGVWPDSAVRDADGVVRLGGVPVTELAARFGTPLYVLDENEVRRRARRTRIAFDEAAARHGTTAQVYYAGKAFLCTEVVRWVTAAGLSIDVATGGELAVALAGGADPARIGFHGNNKSEAEIARAVEVGVGSIIVDSDIEITRVAAVAAAHGVVQSVRVRVNSGVHAETHDFLATAHEDQKFGFPLSRADEVVARIRSLGSLEFGGLHCHIGSQIFGTAGFAQSAARLVEVHARLLADGPVPVLNLGGGFGIAYTSADDPTPIEELAAGIVDAVAAECAAHGIPVPVVAFEPGRAIVGPAGVTLYEVGTVKHVQASDDLQRLYVSVDGGMSDNARPALYGAHYSARVASRRSDAAPALARVVGKHCESGDIVVDAEYLPGDVAPGDLLAVPATGAYCFSLASNYNYIPRPPVVAVADGSARVIVRGETVDDLLARDVGVASTKGTA, encoded by the coding sequence GTGTCCGCCTCGCCCGCCCGTGTGTCCGTCCCAGAGTGGCTCGTCGAGCCGGAGGACGCCGACGCGCTGGTCTCCGGCGTGTGGCCGGACTCGGCCGTGCGCGACGCCGACGGCGTGGTGCGGCTCGGCGGAGTGCCCGTGACCGAGCTCGCCGCCCGGTTCGGCACGCCGCTGTACGTGCTCGACGAGAACGAGGTGCGCCGTCGTGCGCGCCGTACGCGCATCGCGTTCGACGAGGCCGCCGCCCGGCACGGCACCACCGCGCAGGTCTACTACGCCGGCAAGGCGTTCCTCTGCACCGAGGTCGTGCGGTGGGTCACCGCCGCGGGCCTGTCGATCGACGTCGCCACCGGCGGGGAGCTCGCCGTCGCGCTGGCCGGCGGCGCCGACCCCGCGCGCATCGGCTTCCACGGCAACAACAAGAGCGAGGCTGAGATCGCCCGCGCCGTCGAGGTGGGTGTCGGGTCGATCATCGTCGACAGTGACATCGAGATCACCCGGGTCGCGGCCGTCGCCGCCGCCCACGGCGTCGTGCAATCGGTGCGGGTGCGCGTCAACAGCGGTGTGCACGCCGAGACCCACGACTTCCTCGCCACCGCCCACGAGGACCAGAAGTTCGGCTTCCCGCTGTCGCGTGCCGACGAGGTGGTCGCCCGCATCCGCTCCCTCGGGAGCCTGGAGTTCGGCGGGCTGCACTGCCACATCGGGTCGCAGATCTTCGGCACCGCCGGGTTCGCGCAATCCGCCGCCCGCCTGGTGGAGGTGCACGCGCGGCTCCTCGCCGACGGGCCGGTGCCGGTGCTCAACCTCGGCGGCGGCTTCGGCATCGCCTACACCTCGGCCGACGACCCCACACCGATCGAGGAGCTCGCGGCGGGCATCGTCGATGCCGTCGCCGCCGAGTGCGCGGCGCACGGCATCCCGGTCCCGGTCGTCGCGTTCGAGCCCGGCCGCGCGATCGTCGGGCCGGCAGGGGTCACCCTCTACGAGGTCGGCACCGTCAAGCACGTGCAGGCGAGCGACGATCTGCAGCGGCTCTACGTGAGCGTCGACGGCGGGATGAGCGACAACGCCCGGCCGGCGCTGTACGGCGCGCACTACAGCGCGCGCGTCGCCTCGCGCCGCAGCGATGCCGCACCCGCCCTGGCGCGCGTCGTCGGCAAGCACTGCGAGTCGGGCGACATCGTCGTCGACGCCGAATACCTGCCGGGTGACGTCGCCCCCGGAGACCTGCTGGCCGTGCCGGCGACGGGGGCGTACTGCTTCTCGCTCGCCAGCAACTACAACTACATCCCCCGCCCGCCGGTCGTGGCGGTCGCCGATGGGTCCGCGCGCGTCATCGTGCGCGGCGAGACCGTCGACGACCTGCTCGCCCGTGACGTGGGGGTCGCATCGACGAAGGGAACCGCATGA
- a CDS encoding arginine--tRNA ligase, whose amino-acid sequence MDPEALSAVLLDVVRPAAEARRAGSTEGLTPADLPLDRPKNRDHGDWASNAALKLAKAVGANPREFAAEIAEALAAVPGIASVEVAGPGFINIRLDAATAGALAKTIVEMGAAFGRNDSQRGNTINLEFVSANPTGPMHIGHTRWAALGDAMARLLLACDATLVREFYINDAGAQMDRFGASVLAAMKGEPTPEGGYAGAYIDELAQRVQAADPGILDLPADEQLVAARDRAYELQLGELQASLAKFNVHFDVFFSERLLHAPGADGGPSLVEEAVERLRAQGHVFDQDGAVWVRTTDFGDDKDRVIRRSNGEFTYFAADAAYYLNKSDRGFQHKIYLLGADHHGYVHRLKALAGAAGDDPEKDIEVLIGQLVSINGARLSKRAGNIIELDDLREWLGTDALRYSLARYPADSPLTLDPEILQKRTNDNPVFYVQYAHARTHNVARNAAESGVDRSAFAPELLTHETESALLGALQEFPRTVAFAAEVREPHRVARYLEELAGLYHRWYDNCRVIPLGDDPVTDLHRTRLWLNDATGQVLRNGLDLLGVTAPERM is encoded by the coding sequence ATGGATCCTGAAGCCCTCTCCGCTGTCCTGCTCGACGTCGTCCGCCCGGCCGCCGAGGCGCGACGCGCGGGCTCGACCGAGGGTCTGACGCCCGCCGATCTGCCGCTGGACCGGCCCAAGAACCGTGACCACGGGGATTGGGCGTCCAACGCGGCGCTGAAGCTCGCGAAGGCCGTGGGGGCCAACCCCCGGGAGTTCGCGGCCGAGATCGCCGAGGCGCTCGCCGCCGTCCCCGGCATCGCCTCGGTCGAGGTCGCCGGGCCCGGCTTCATCAACATCCGCCTGGATGCCGCGACCGCCGGCGCCCTGGCGAAGACCATCGTCGAGATGGGGGCCGCCTTCGGCCGCAACGACAGTCAGCGCGGCAACACGATCAACCTCGAGTTCGTCAGCGCCAACCCCACCGGTCCGATGCACATCGGACACACCCGGTGGGCGGCGCTCGGCGACGCGATGGCCCGCCTGCTGCTGGCCTGTGACGCCACGCTGGTGCGCGAGTTCTACATCAACGACGCCGGTGCGCAGATGGACCGCTTCGGCGCCTCCGTGCTCGCCGCGATGAAGGGCGAGCCCACGCCCGAGGGCGGCTATGCCGGGGCGTACATCGATGAGCTCGCCCAGCGGGTGCAGGCCGCGGATCCCGGCATCCTGGACCTCCCCGCCGATGAGCAGCTGGTCGCCGCACGCGACCGTGCGTACGAACTGCAGCTCGGCGAGCTGCAGGCGTCGCTGGCGAAGTTCAACGTGCACTTCGACGTCTTCTTCAGCGAGCGGCTGCTGCACGCCCCCGGCGCCGACGGCGGACCGAGCCTCGTCGAGGAGGCCGTGGAGCGCCTGCGCGCCCAGGGCCACGTGTTCGACCAGGACGGCGCGGTGTGGGTGCGCACCACCGACTTCGGCGACGACAAGGACCGCGTCATCCGTCGCTCCAACGGGGAGTTCACCTACTTCGCCGCGGACGCCGCGTACTACCTGAACAAGAGCGACCGCGGGTTCCAGCACAAGATCTACCTGCTGGGCGCCGACCACCACGGTTACGTGCACCGTCTGAAGGCGCTCGCCGGTGCCGCCGGTGACGACCCCGAGAAGGACATCGAGGTGCTGATCGGGCAGCTCGTCTCGATCAACGGCGCCCGCCTCTCCAAGCGCGCGGGCAACATCATCGAGCTCGACGACCTGCGCGAGTGGCTCGGCACCGACGCGCTGCGGTACTCGCTCGCGCGCTACCCCGCGGACTCCCCGCTGACGCTGGATCCCGAGATCCTGCAGAAGCGCACCAACGACAACCCCGTCTTCTACGTGCAGTACGCCCATGCGCGCACCCACAACGTCGCGCGCAACGCCGCCGAGAGCGGCGTGGACCGCAGCGCCTTCGCTCCCGAGCTGCTGACCCACGAGACGGAGTCGGCCCTGCTCGGCGCGCTGCAGGAGTTCCCCCGCACGGTCGCCTTCGCCGCGGAGGTGCGCGAGCCGCACCGTGTGGCGCGCTACCTCGAGGAGCTGGCGGGCCTCTACCACCGCTGGTACGACAACTGCCGCGTGATCCCGCTCGGCGACGACCCCGTCACCGACCTGCACCGCACCCGCCTGTGGCTGAACGACGCGACCGGCCAGGTGCTGCGCAACGGCCTGGACCTGCTCGGGGTCACCGCGCCGGAGCGCATGTGA
- a CDS encoding homoserine dehydrogenase has product MTDHRRLRVALLGAGAVGAQVADLLLTHGDELADRAGASLELAGIAVRDLDAPRDVDLPRDLFTTDPDPLIAGSDIVIELMGGIEPARTLILQAINSGADVVTANKALLATHGPEIFDAADQVGASVYYEAAVAGAIPIVRPLRDSLAGDRVQRIMGIVNGTTNYILDRMDAEGAEFDDVLAQAQALGYAEADPTADIEGYDAAQKAAILASLAFHTAVPIEAVHREGIVGIDKAMMDAARHAGYVIKLLAVCERLVGEADASPTGEAISVRVYPALVPRAHPLASVHSANNAVFVQAEAAGDLMFYGAGAGGLQTASAVLGDVVSAARRHIAGGVGVGESTRANLPVVPIGHVTTRYQITLEVDDLPGVLASVAGILSDGRVSIATVEQNILSGADVPGAEQEAGVARLVIGTHTAREQDLSDTVARLAESGVVGRVVSVLRVEGN; this is encoded by the coding sequence ATGACCGATCACCGCCGCCTGCGTGTCGCACTGCTGGGAGCGGGAGCTGTGGGCGCCCAGGTCGCCGACCTGCTGCTCACGCACGGCGACGAGCTCGCCGACCGCGCCGGTGCCTCACTCGAGCTGGCGGGGATCGCCGTGCGCGACCTCGACGCCCCGCGCGACGTGGATCTGCCGCGCGACCTGTTCACCACCGACCCCGACCCGCTCATCGCCGGCAGCGACATCGTCATCGAGCTGATGGGCGGCATCGAGCCGGCACGCACGCTGATCCTGCAGGCGATCAACTCCGGCGCCGACGTCGTCACGGCCAACAAGGCGCTGCTGGCCACCCACGGACCGGAGATCTTCGACGCCGCCGACCAGGTCGGCGCGTCGGTGTACTACGAAGCCGCGGTCGCCGGTGCGATCCCCATCGTGCGGCCGTTGCGCGACTCGCTCGCCGGTGACCGCGTGCAGCGCATCATGGGCATCGTCAACGGCACCACCAACTACATCCTCGACCGGATGGATGCCGAGGGTGCCGAGTTCGACGACGTGCTCGCCCAGGCTCAGGCGCTCGGCTACGCCGAGGCCGACCCCACCGCCGACATCGAGGGCTACGACGCCGCCCAGAAGGCCGCGATCCTCGCGAGCCTCGCCTTCCACACCGCCGTGCCGATCGAGGCCGTGCACCGTGAGGGCATCGTGGGGATCGACAAGGCGATGATGGATGCCGCGCGCCACGCGGGCTACGTCATCAAGCTGCTGGCCGTGTGCGAGCGGCTGGTCGGCGAGGCGGACGCATCGCCGACCGGCGAGGCCATCTCGGTGCGCGTGTACCCGGCGCTCGTCCCGCGCGCCCACCCGCTGGCGAGCGTGCACAGCGCGAACAATGCCGTGTTCGTGCAGGCCGAGGCCGCCGGCGACCTCATGTTCTACGGCGCCGGCGCCGGCGGCCTGCAGACCGCGTCGGCCGTCCTCGGCGATGTCGTCTCGGCGGCGCGACGCCATATCGCCGGTGGTGTCGGGGTGGGGGAGTCCACCCGTGCGAACCTGCCGGTGGTCCCGATCGGGCACGTCACGACCCGGTACCAGATCACGCTCGAGGTCGACGACCTGCCGGGTGTGCTGGCGTCCGTCGCCGGCATCCTCAGTGATGGCCGGGTGTCGATCGCCACGGTCGAGCAGAACATCCTGTCCGGGGCCGACGTCCCCGGCGCAGAGCAGGAGGCGGGCGTCGCCCGGCTCGTCATCGGAACGCACACGGCGCGTGAGCAGGATCTGAGCGACACGGTCGCCCGGCTCGCCGAGAGCGGCGTGGTCGGACGCGTCGTGTCCGTGCTGCGCGTGGAGGGGAACTGA
- the prfA gene encoding peptide chain release factor 1, with protein sequence MFESVRGLIDEHRAVQEELSDPAVHADAARAKRVNRRYAELSRIVAAHDAWVAAADDLEAARELAKDDEAFAEEVPALEEQVTATQERLRRLLIPRDPDDARDVIMEIKQGEGGAESALFAADLLRMYVQYAASKGWKTEVLDRNESDLGGYKDVQLAIKGSSSDPAQGVWAHLKYEGGVHRVQRVPATESQGRIHTSTTGVLVFPEVDEPDEVQIDQNDLKIDVFRSSGPGGQSVNTTDSAVRITHVPTGIVVSMQNEKSQLQNREAGMRVLRARLLAKQQEERDAAASDARKSQIRGMDRSERIRTYNFPENRIADHRTGYKAYNLDQVMDGALEPIVQSAIAADEEARLAALGS encoded by the coding sequence ATGTTCGAGTCCGTCCGCGGACTGATCGACGAGCACCGCGCGGTGCAGGAGGAGCTCTCCGACCCCGCGGTGCACGCCGATGCCGCCCGCGCCAAGCGGGTCAATCGGCGCTATGCCGAGCTGTCGCGCATCGTCGCGGCCCACGACGCGTGGGTCGCGGCGGCGGACGACCTCGAGGCGGCGCGCGAGCTCGCGAAGGACGACGAGGCGTTCGCCGAGGAGGTGCCCGCTCTCGAAGAGCAGGTCACCGCCACGCAGGAGCGCCTGCGGCGACTTCTGATCCCGCGCGACCCTGACGACGCCCGTGACGTGATCATGGAGATCAAGCAGGGCGAGGGCGGCGCCGAGAGCGCGCTGTTCGCGGCCGATCTGCTGCGGATGTACGTGCAGTACGCGGCATCCAAGGGGTGGAAGACCGAGGTGCTGGACCGCAACGAGTCCGACCTCGGCGGCTACAAGGACGTGCAGCTCGCGATCAAGGGCTCATCGAGCGACCCGGCGCAGGGCGTGTGGGCTCATCTGAAGTACGAAGGCGGCGTGCACCGCGTGCAGCGCGTGCCGGCGACGGAGTCCCAGGGGCGCATCCACACCTCGACCACCGGCGTGCTGGTGTTCCCCGAGGTGGACGAGCCGGACGAAGTGCAGATCGACCAGAACGATCTGAAGATCGACGTGTTCCGCTCGTCGGGGCCCGGCGGCCAGTCGGTGAACACCACAGACTCGGCGGTGCGCATCACCCACGTGCCCACCGGCATCGTCGTGTCGATGCAGAACGAGAAGTCGCAGCTGCAGAACCGCGAAGCCGGCATGCGGGTGCTGCGCGCCCGGCTGCTGGCCAAGCAGCAGGAGGAGCGGGATGCCGCGGCGTCCGATGCGCGCAAGTCGCAGATCCGCGGCATGGACCGCTCGGAGCGCATCCGCACCTACAACTTCCCCGAGAACCGCATCGCCGACCACCGCACCGGTTACAAGGCGTACAACCTCGACCAGGTGATGGACGGCGCTCTCGAGCCGATCGTGCAGTCGGCGATCGCCGCTGACGAAGAGGCGCGACTGGCGGCTCTCGGGTCCTGA
- the rho gene encoding transcription termination factor Rho, translating into MESISEIRTDGDTDGENTPQDETVTTAPAEGADVTDGEDAVATDAEASEQTPAEAETADVVESVAAVENGATEAPAAAAEEKPAKAPRKRAPRRAKSSDLVAQAEAAAAEAPAEAAPAAEAVAAAEDTPAAETTPADGADAPAADAAPPARAKAPRKTGARRSSSRSVAAEAEPAAAEPAANTDTTDAPAADRSEPASAAPDEKPAADTASAEKSAHAAPAEKAPAEKAPAEKASADNAPADKAGESAGDGEQNEGEGTSRSRSRSRNRNRNRNKDGNGQNGSGQNGNAPEQSERAPQPAPSHAADDDESGQGGRGRQRNKRRPQGTTNDEFETEIGEDDVLIPIAGILDVLDNYAFVRTTGYLPGTSDVYVSLGQVKKYHLRKGDAVVGAIKQPRENEQSGRQKYNALVKVDSINGLSVDDAATRVEFGKLTPLYPQERLRLETAPEKLTQRIIDLVAPIGKGQRGLIVAPPKAGKTIVLQQIANAIATNNPEVHLMVVLVDERPEEVTDMQRTVKGEVIASTFDRPAEDHTTVAELAIERAKRLVELGRDVVVLLDSITRLGRAYNISAPTSGRVLTGGVDASALYPPKRFFGAARNIENGGSLTILATALVETGSKMDDVIFEEFKGTGNSELRLSRQLADKRIFPAVDVNASSTRREEMLLSPDEVKITWKLRRALAGLDPQQALEVVLGKLRETQSNVEFLVQMQKSMPAPGGSSHANDNSIR; encoded by the coding sequence GTGGAGTCCATCTCCGAGATCCGTACCGACGGCGACACCGACGGCGAGAACACGCCGCAGGACGAGACCGTCACCACCGCGCCCGCCGAGGGTGCCGACGTCACCGACGGCGAAGACGCCGTGGCGACCGACGCCGAGGCGAGCGAGCAGACCCCGGCCGAGGCCGAGACGGCTGACGTCGTCGAGTCCGTCGCCGCCGTCGAGAACGGCGCCACCGAAGCGCCGGCCGCCGCTGCGGAGGAGAAGCCGGCGAAGGCGCCGCGCAAGCGTGCTCCGCGTCGCGCCAAGAGCAGCGACCTGGTTGCGCAGGCCGAAGCCGCCGCTGCCGAGGCACCGGCCGAGGCCGCCCCCGCCGCCGAAGCCGTTGCTGCCGCCGAGGACACCCCCGCTGCCGAGACGACTCCTGCGGACGGTGCCGACGCGCCGGCCGCAGACGCAGCCCCGCCCGCCCGCGCCAAGGCGCCGCGCAAGACCGGTGCGCGCCGCAGCAGCAGCCGCTCCGTCGCCGCGGAGGCGGAGCCCGCCGCCGCGGAGCCCGCCGCGAACACCGACACGACGGACGCCCCGGCCGCGGACCGCTCCGAGCCGGCATCCGCCGCCCCGGACGAGAAGCCCGCAGCAGACACGGCATCCGCTGAGAAGTCCGCCCACGCGGCACCGGCCGAGAAGGCACCGGCCGAGAAGGCACCCGCCGAGAAGGCATCCGCCGACAACGCACCCGCCGACAAGGCCGGCGAGTCCGCGGGCGACGGCGAGCAGAACGAGGGCGAGGGCACGTCGCGTTCGCGCAGCCGGTCGCGCAACCGCAACCGCAACCGCAACAAGGACGGCAACGGCCAGAACGGCAGCGGGCAGAACGGGAACGCCCCGGAGCAGTCCGAGCGCGCCCCTCAGCCTGCCCCGTCCCACGCCGCGGACGACGACGAGTCGGGTCAGGGCGGCCGCGGGCGTCAGCGCAACAAGCGCCGTCCGCAGGGCACCACCAACGACGAGTTCGAGACCGAGATCGGCGAGGACGATGTCCTCATCCCCATCGCCGGCATCCTCGACGTGCTCGACAACTACGCGTTCGTCCGCACCACCGGCTACCTCCCCGGCACGAGCGACGTCTACGTGTCCCTCGGCCAGGTCAAGAAGTACCACCTGCGCAAGGGCGACGCCGTCGTGGGCGCCATCAAGCAGCCCCGCGAGAACGAGCAGTCCGGCCGCCAGAAGTACAACGCCCTGGTCAAGGTCGACTCGATCAACGGCCTGTCCGTCGACGATGCCGCCACCCGCGTGGAGTTCGGCAAGCTGACGCCGCTGTACCCGCAGGAGCGCCTGCGCCTGGAGACCGCCCCCGAGAAGCTGACCCAGCGCATCATCGACCTGGTCGCCCCCATCGGCAAGGGTCAGCGCGGCCTCATCGTCGCGCCCCCGAAGGCGGGCAAGACGATCGTCCTGCAGCAGATCGCGAACGCGATCGCCACGAACAACCCCGAGGTCCACCTCATGGTCGTGCTCGTGGACGAGCGGCCCGAAGAGGTCACCGACATGCAGCGCACCGTCAAGGGCGAGGTCATCGCCTCGACGTTCGACCGTCCCGCCGAGGACCACACCACCGTCGCCGAACTCGCCATCGAGCGCGCCAAGCGCCTCGTGGAGCTCGGCCGCGACGTGGTCGTGCTGCTGGACTCGATCACGCGTCTGGGTCGCGCGTACAACATCTCGGCCCCGACGTCGGGTCGCGTGCTCACCGGCGGCGTGGACGCCTCGGCGCTGTACCCGCCCAAGCGCTTCTTCGGAGCGGCGCGCAACATCGAGAACGGCGGATCGCTCACGATCCTCGCCACGGCTCTGGTGGAGACCGGCTCCAAGATGGACGACGTGATCTTCGAGGAGTTCAAGGGCACCGGCAACAGCGAACTGCGGCTGAGCCGTCAGCTGGCCGACAAGCGCATCTTCCCCGCCGTCGACGTCAACGCCTCGAGCACGCGTCGCGAGGAGATGCTGCTGTCGCCCGACGAGGTGAAGATCACGTGGAAGCTGCGCCGCGCCCTCGCCGGGCTCGACCCGCAGCAGGCGCTGGAAGTGGTTCTGGGCAAGCTCCGCGAGACGCAGTCCAACGTCGAGTTCCTGGTGCAGATGCAGAAGTCGATGCCCGCGCCCGGCGGCAGCAGCCACGCGAACGACAACAGCATCCGCTGA